One part of the Methylobacterium mesophilicum SR1.6/6 genome encodes these proteins:
- a CDS encoding ArsR/SmtB family transcription factor, translating to MDIELAARQLEALGNPTRLKVYRALAGAGREGLPVGELQRRVGIPASTLSHHLRRLIETGLAVQERQATTLLSRAVQPAMRSLVAFLAEGCGVD from the coding sequence ATGGACATCGAACTGGCGGCCCGGCAACTCGAAGCACTCGGCAACCCGACCCGCCTGAAGGTCTATCGGGCACTCGCCGGCGCGGGGCGGGAAGGCCTGCCGGTCGGGGAACTCCAACGGCGCGTCGGCATCCCGGCCTCGACGCTGTCCCATCACCTGCGTCGCCTGATCGAGACCGGTCTGGCCGTGCAGGAGCGCCAGGCCACGACGCTGCTGTCCCGCGCGGTCCAGCCGGCGATGCGTAGCCTCGTCGCATTCCTGGCTGAGGGCTGCGGCGTGGACTGA
- a CDS encoding metallophosphoesterase, with protein MRIWTFSDLHRDLSRAPWTPAHIPDADVAVVAGDVGQGLAETVLWLAQAIRPHMPVLVVAGNHEFYGSAVNEERALGRRAAERHGVTLLDDNTVEIGGVAFSGGTLWTDYAIDGVGSRRRAMAAAQAGLNDHRCIATTRNPGWQTFRPADAAALHAITREFLERALSRVDPPDTRARPHVVVTHHAPARASLDPSFAGSVLNPAFASDLGGLIAAGRPDLWLHGHVHARRDHRIGPTRILCNPLGYDGENPAFDPACVVEVPS; from the coding sequence GTGCGGATCTGGACCTTCAGCGACTTGCACCGAGACTTGTCGCGGGCGCCCTGGACGCCCGCGCACATCCCCGACGCCGATGTCGCTGTCGTCGCCGGCGATGTCGGGCAGGGACTGGCCGAGACCGTTCTGTGGCTGGCGCAGGCGATCCGACCGCACATGCCGGTCCTCGTCGTCGCGGGCAACCATGAATTCTACGGCTCGGCCGTGAACGAGGAGCGCGCGCTCGGACGCCGGGCCGCGGAGCGGCACGGCGTGACCCTGCTCGACGACAATACCGTCGAGATCGGCGGCGTCGCCTTCTCCGGCGGAACCCTCTGGACCGACTACGCCATCGACGGCGTGGGCAGCCGCCGGCGGGCCATGGCGGCCGCGCAGGCCGGTCTCAACGATCACCGTTGCATCGCGACGACCCGAAATCCAGGCTGGCAGACCTTCCGGCCGGCGGACGCCGCGGCCCTGCACGCCATCACCCGCGAGTTCCTGGAACGCGCGCTGTCGAGGGTCGACCCGCCGGACACGCGGGCGCGACCGCACGTCGTGGTCACGCACCACGCCCCGGCCCGTGCCTCGCTCGACCCGAGCTTCGCCGGCAGCGTGCTGAACCCGGCCTTCGCGAGCGACCTTGGCGGCCTCATCGCCGCCGGCCGCCCGGACCTTTGGCTTCACGGCCACGTCCACGCCCGCCGCGACCACCGGATCGGTCCGACCCGGATCCTGTGCAATCCGCTCGGCTACGACGGCGAGAACCCCGCCTTCGATCCGGCCTGCGTCGTCGAGGTGCCGTCGTAG
- a CDS encoding AAA family ATPase codes for MAHLNFLRDDLNEAETGDVAADERRAATETLAAFALEGALSPALRRRIAADPAFALVVEVPAADWVEPIREACVRLAEWGFIAARTGSSKSEDRPDRGNGQVADKLSRGDRVLGVSQSPARYLPSALIAAADLHIRLPGATDAVVARVVQAATGQRPKLPPGIARGLSYYEVAAAVRGPTGRACVARLSAAARSKVSADPGVGAAPDFGTLVGFGEARAWGDRLLGDLATWRATGAPAFQQIDRHVCLSSAPGLGKSTFVRSLAKTAGLPLVATSVGSWFSSSDGYLGGVLRAWDAAYSNACAAAPSILFLDEADSIPNRSTMDDRAREWWTPLCTSILLAFDTLNAPGAPAVCIIAATNHGGKLDPALIRPGRLGRVIEIKAPSAADLATILRQHLDDGELPDVDLGSLGDLALGATGAQVAGWVLEARAAARAAGRPLRAADLFERVAPPDKGSPADRRRSAFHEAGHGVAFERTGAAHVAQVDLVPRRDSVGATSAEIRLGPSPTRAEIEGLAVALLSGRAAEILFLGEPSAGAGGDSRSDLARVTTLLAGNHGSLGLGEGLAYRGAPHEVAVGLTLQPGLLEAVERDLTRLSGEALALVEANRATVEAVAELLVATRVVSGDALRTLIAEADHNRAAQGGHA; via the coding sequence ATGGCCCATCTCAACTTCCTGCGGGACGATCTGAACGAGGCGGAGACTGGGGACGTCGCCGCCGACGAGCGGCGTGCCGCGACCGAGACGCTGGCGGCCTTCGCCCTTGAAGGGGCGCTCTCTCCAGCGCTGCGCCGCCGCATCGCCGCCGATCCGGCCTTCGCCCTCGTGGTCGAGGTCCCGGCCGCGGACTGGGTCGAGCCGATCCGCGAGGCATGCGTGCGCCTGGCGGAGTGGGGTTTCATCGCGGCGCGCACCGGCTCCTCGAAGTCCGAGGACCGACCTGACCGCGGTAACGGCCAGGTAGCCGACAAGCTGTCGCGCGGCGACCGGGTGCTCGGGGTCTCGCAATCGCCGGCGCGGTACCTGCCCTCGGCCCTCATCGCGGCGGCGGATCTGCACATCCGGCTCCCCGGCGCAACCGACGCCGTGGTCGCGCGGGTCGTCCAAGCTGCCACGGGGCAGCGTCCGAAGCTGCCGCCCGGGATCGCGCGCGGACTGAGCTATTACGAGGTCGCCGCGGCCGTGCGCGGTCCGACCGGCCGGGCCTGCGTCGCGCGCCTCTCCGCGGCGGCGCGTTCGAAGGTCTCGGCCGACCCGGGCGTCGGCGCGGCACCCGACTTCGGAACCCTGGTCGGCTTCGGCGAGGCCCGCGCATGGGGCGACCGCCTCCTTGGCGATCTCGCGACCTGGCGCGCCACCGGCGCCCCCGCGTTCCAGCAAATCGACCGCCACGTCTGCCTGAGCTCGGCCCCCGGACTCGGTAAATCGACCTTCGTCCGCTCCCTCGCCAAGACCGCGGGATTGCCGCTCGTGGCGACCTCGGTCGGGTCCTGGTTCAGCTCGTCCGACGGGTATCTCGGCGGGGTTCTCCGTGCCTGGGACGCCGCTTACTCCAATGCCTGCGCTGCCGCTCCCAGCATTCTATTCCTAGATGAAGCGGACAGTATTCCTAACAGAAGCACGATGGACGACCGGGCGCGCGAGTGGTGGACCCCTCTGTGCACCAGCATCCTGCTGGCGTTCGACACACTGAACGCTCCGGGTGCGCCGGCGGTCTGCATCATCGCGGCGACGAACCATGGCGGCAAGCTCGATCCCGCCTTGATCCGTCCGGGCAGGCTGGGGCGGGTGATCGAGATCAAGGCGCCCTCGGCCGCGGACTTGGCGACGATCCTTCGGCAGCACCTCGACGACGGCGAGCTGCCCGACGTCGATCTGGGGTCACTCGGCGATCTCGCCCTCGGCGCCACCGGCGCACAGGTTGCGGGATGGGTATTGGAGGCGCGCGCGGCCGCCCGCGCCGCCGGCCGGCCCCTCCGAGCGGCCGACCTGTTCGAGCGGGTGGCGCCGCCGGATAAGGGCAGCCCGGCGGACCGACGTCGGAGCGCGTTCCATGAGGCGGGGCATGGGGTTGCGTTCGAGCGGACCGGCGCCGCGCATGTCGCGCAGGTCGACCTCGTCCCGCGTCGGGACTCGGTCGGGGCGACGTCGGCGGAAATCCGTCTTGGGCCGTCCCCGACCCGCGCGGAGATCGAGGGCCTAGCGGTCGCGCTGCTGTCCGGGCGCGCCGCGGAGATCCTGTTCCTCGGGGAACCGAGCGCGGGCGCGGGCGGCGACAGCCGCTCCGACCTCGCGCGTGTCACGACCCTGCTCGCCGGCAACCATGGTTCGCTCGGGCTGGGCGAGGGCTTGGCATACCGTGGGGCGCCCCACGAAGTCGCTGTCGGGCTGACGCTCCAACCTGGGCTCCTCGAAGCCGTCGAGCGGGACCTCACCCGGCTGAGCGGCGAGGCGCTGGCTCTCGTGGAGGCGAACCGCGCCACCGTCGAGGCGGTCGCCGAGCTGTTGGTCGCAACGCGCGTGGTGTCGGGCGACGCGCTGCGGACGCTGATCGCCGAGGCGGACCACAACCGTGCCGCGCAAGGAGGACATGCTTGA